In Nocardia yunnanensis, one DNA window encodes the following:
- a CDS encoding type II toxin-antitoxin system VapB family antitoxin: MSKLLIEVDDEALAEAQRLLGTTTKKDTVNAALIEVAKRIKRAKALAELVEMAERGDFDYLRDKRGYRR; this comes from the coding sequence ATGTCCAAGCTGCTGATCGAGGTTGACGACGAAGCGCTCGCGGAGGCGCAGCGTCTGCTGGGTACAACCACGAAGAAGGACACGGTGAACGCGGCCCTGATCGAAGTCGCGAAGCGAATCAAGCGCGCCAAGGCGCTGGCGGAGCTAGTCGAGATGGCGGAACGGGGTGACTTCGACTACCTGCGGGACAAACGGGGGTACCGTCGATGA
- the rplE gene encoding 50S ribosomal protein L5 yields the protein MTSTENKVQPRLKTRYREEIKPALNNEFNYANVMQIPGVVKVVVNMGVGDAARDAKLINGAVADLTLITGQKPEIRKATKSIAQFKLREGMPIGAKVTLRGDRMWEFLDRLISIALPRIRDFRGLSPKQFDGHGNYTFGLSEQSMFHEIDVDKIDRPRGMDITVVTTATNNEEGRALLKHLGFPFKEN from the coding sequence ATGACTTCTACCGAGAACAAGGTTCAGCCCCGTCTGAAGACTCGCTACCGCGAGGAAATCAAGCCGGCCCTGAACAACGAGTTCAACTACGCCAACGTGATGCAGATCCCCGGCGTGGTGAAGGTCGTCGTGAACATGGGTGTCGGCGACGCCGCCCGCGACGCGAAGCTGATCAACGGTGCGGTCGCCGACCTCACCCTGATCACCGGCCAGAAGCCCGAGATCCGCAAGGCCACCAAGTCCATCGCGCAGTTCAAGCTGCGTGAGGGCATGCCGATCGGCGCGAAGGTCACCCTGCGCGGCGACCGCATGTGGGAGTTCCTGGATCGCCTGATCTCCATCGCGCTGCCGCGTATCCGCGACTTCCGCGGCCTGTCGCCCAAGCAGTTCGACGGCCACGGCAACTACACCTTCGGTCTCTCCGAGCAGTCCATGTTCCACGAGATCGACGTCGACAAGATCGACCGTCCGCGTGGTATGGACATCACCGTGGTGACCACGGCCACCAACAACGAAGAAGGCCGTGCCCTGCTCAAGCACCTCGGCTTCCCGTTCAAGGAGAACTGA
- a CDS encoding PIN domain nuclease — protein sequence MIEFLIDTSAAGRLLLDPSVRKAWEEPLDAGLIALCDAVELELLYGAQSLADRLRKKDLFDGLFGWAVTPDDVWVRAHRTQQLLTEHGQHRSAGLPDLVIAATAAANNLTVLHYDHDFETVARVTGQPTQWISAPGSIS from the coding sequence ATGATCGAGTTCTTGATCGATACCTCTGCCGCCGGTCGTTTGCTGCTCGACCCTTCGGTTCGCAAGGCATGGGAGGAACCGCTCGATGCGGGGTTGATCGCCCTCTGCGATGCGGTCGAACTCGAGTTGCTGTACGGAGCTCAGTCTCTGGCCGATCGTCTTCGCAAGAAGGACCTCTTCGATGGATTGTTCGGCTGGGCGGTCACGCCAGATGACGTCTGGGTGCGAGCCCATAGGACGCAGCAACTGCTTACGGAGCATGGGCAGCACCGCAGTGCCGGCCTTCCCGACCTCGTCATCGCAGCGACCGCCGCGGCCAACAATCTGACGGTTCTCCACTACGACCACGACTTCGAGACGGTCGCTCGCGTAACCGGTCAGCCAACCCAATGGATTTCGGCCCCGGGATCCATCTCGTGA
- a CDS encoding type Z 30S ribosomal protein S14, with protein MAKKALINKANAKPKFAVRAYTRCQRCGRPHAVYRKFGLCRVCLREMAHRGELPGVHKSSW; from the coding sequence ATGGCTAAGAAGGCTCTGATCAACAAGGCCAACGCGAAGCCGAAGTTCGCCGTGCGTGCCTACACCCGCTGCCAGCGCTGCGGCCGCCCCCACGCGGTCTACCGCAAGTTCGGCCTCTGCCGCGTGTGCCTGCGCGAAATGGCCCACCGCGGCGAACTCCCGGGCGTCCACAAGTCGTCCTGGTGA
- the rplN gene encoding 50S ribosomal protein L14, giving the protein MIQQESRLRVADNTGAKEILCIRVLGGSSRRYAGIGDIIVATVKDAIPGGNVKKGEVVKAVVVRTVKERRRPDGSYIKFDENAAVLIKADNDPRGTRIFGPVGRELREKRFMKIVSLAPEVL; this is encoded by the coding sequence GTGATTCAGCAGGAGTCGCGACTGCGCGTCGCCGACAACACGGGTGCGAAGGAAATCCTCTGCATCCGCGTGCTCGGTGGCTCGTCGCGTCGCTATGCCGGCATCGGCGACATCATCGTCGCCACTGTCAAGGACGCCATCCCGGGTGGCAACGTCAAGAAGGGCGAGGTCGTCAAGGCCGTCGTCGTGCGCACCGTCAAGGAGCGCCGTCGTCCGGACGGGTCCTACATCAAGTTCGACGAGAACGCCGCGGTGCTCATCAAGGCGGACAACGATCCGCGTGGCACCCGCATCTTCGGCCCGGTCGGCCGTGAGCTGCGTGAGAAGCGCTTCATGAAGATCGTCTCGCTCGCCCCGGAGGTGCTGTAA
- the rplX gene encoding 50S ribosomal protein L24, whose translation MKVHKGDTVIVISGKDKGAKGKVIQAYPATGKVLVEGVNRIKKHVANSANQRGASSGGIVTQEAPIQASNVMVVDSDGKPTRVGFRTDENGKRVRISRRNGKDI comes from the coding sequence ATGAAGGTGCACAAGGGCGACACGGTCATCGTCATCTCGGGCAAGGACAAGGGCGCCAAGGGCAAGGTCATTCAGGCCTACCCGGCGACCGGCAAGGTCCTCGTCGAGGGCGTGAACCGCATCAAGAAGCACGTCGCGAACTCCGCGAACCAGCGTGGCGCCAGCTCGGGCGGCATCGTCACTCAGGAAGCGCCGATCCAGGCCTCCAACGTGATGGTCGTCGACTCCGACGGCAAGCCGACCCGCGTGGGCTTCCGCACCGATGAGAACGGCAAGCGGGTCCGCATCTCCCGTCGCAACGGGAAGGACATCTGA
- a CDS encoding LppU/SCO3897 family protein, with protein MRWAVAVSAVLLALFTSGCGLIGGSSGGVQAGDCLKKTGEDGFDKVSCSGADAGFVVLDRAGSGQAHERCVDVAGTEYVYTDKGKGSVCVGIKGADPAHAANAAQKGDCLTDTAGNNPLKADCADHTAVYRVLDRLDTTEFMPDAACKKVSGTQTTYSYILKAKKGIGAFGTGIVFCLIAKGSDPARTIDNAKIGDCLKKSGADDVEITACSSPDAEYKILSSQLDTSLCDRVSGSIATYSYQQPGEIMPKAFCLGSAH; from the coding sequence ATGCGTTGGGCGGTTGCGGTTTCCGCGGTGTTGTTGGCGTTGTTCACGAGCGGATGCGGGCTGATCGGGGGATCCTCGGGCGGCGTGCAGGCCGGGGATTGCCTGAAGAAGACGGGCGAGGACGGGTTCGACAAGGTGTCGTGCTCCGGGGCGGATGCCGGATTCGTGGTGCTCGATCGGGCGGGAAGCGGGCAGGCGCACGAGCGGTGCGTGGATGTCGCCGGGACCGAGTACGTCTACACCGACAAGGGCAAGGGCTCGGTCTGCGTGGGCATCAAGGGCGCCGATCCCGCGCACGCCGCGAACGCGGCCCAGAAGGGCGACTGCCTCACCGACACCGCCGGCAACAATCCGCTGAAGGCCGACTGCGCCGACCACACCGCCGTCTACCGCGTCCTCGATCGCCTCGACACCACCGAGTTCATGCCCGACGCCGCCTGCAAGAAGGTCTCCGGCACCCAGACCACCTACAGCTACATCCTCAAGGCCAAGAAGGGCATCGGCGCCTTCGGCACCGGCATCGTATTCTGTTTGATCGCAAAGGGTTCCGACCCGGCCCGCACCATCGACAACGCCAAGATCGGTGACTGCCTGAAGAAGTCCGGCGCCGACGACGTCGAGATCACCGCCTGCTCGAGCCCCGACGCCGAATACAAGATCCTGAGCTCCCAGCTCGACACCTCGCTGTGCGACCGGGTGTCCGGTTCCATCGCCACCTACTCGTATCAGCAGCCCGGCGAGATCATGCCCAAGGCGTTCTGCCTCGGCTCCGCGCACTGA
- a CDS encoding M13 family metallopeptidase, translating into MTSERLALDRRKFLIALGLVPTAAALAACNKTDKPKQLIGPDMAGSNPAIRPQDDLYRFVNGKWLDEYQLPPDKVSFGTFDEVQERVEQQLEDIIEGIHNPKSGSNEQKIRDLYDGRMDKDAIERLGMTPLQDLFDEIDKAAPKPDLAKVMGGLPGVGLIGIGVGPDPKDSNAHLPSVSQAGLGLDQQYYRDPKYADKFTAYRTYMQRIAAGAGFPDPTALANRVVDLEARIAGFHWDNVKLRDTDATYNLKTWTELVALGPQFDWDPWLSGTTDRPKNLFDKIDVGEPSFVTGAAQLWAEVDIAAWREYLKLGLVRTFATYLPKAIADPNFDFFGKEMSGLKQRPELWKAAVSTVNGTVGEALGKLYVDKHFPPEAKQRALEMVDDLRAAYKDNFTNSTWMSPPTREAAIVKLGKINAKIGYPDKWEDYSKLTVTRGKLVESLRASDAFEAKRMFDRLGTPVDKSEWGMPPQTVNAYYNPSGNEIVFPAAFLQPPFFDPDAEPAVNYGAGGAVIGHEIGHGFDDQGAKYDADGNLKDWWTPADKAAFQQKTQQLIDQYNQLVPAGLPADQHVNGELTVGENLADLRGLEISLAAYRMVEKRKGVDTPDYRPMFESWGRTWRTKMTDESLENQLANDPHSPAEFRCNQVVRNLAEFYATYDVKDGDKEYLPPEQSVTL; encoded by the coding sequence TTGACGTCCGAGCGCCTCGCTCTCGATCGCCGCAAGTTCCTGATCGCGCTGGGCCTGGTGCCCACCGCCGCCGCGCTGGCCGCGTGCAACAAGACCGACAAACCCAAGCAGCTCATCGGGCCGGACATGGCCGGGTCGAATCCGGCGATCCGGCCGCAGGACGACCTGTACCGCTTCGTCAACGGCAAGTGGCTCGACGAGTATCAGCTGCCGCCGGACAAGGTCTCCTTCGGCACTTTCGACGAGGTGCAGGAGCGAGTCGAGCAGCAGCTCGAGGACATTATCGAAGGGATTCACAATCCCAAGTCCGGCTCGAACGAGCAGAAGATCCGCGATCTGTACGACGGCCGGATGGACAAGGACGCGATCGAGCGGCTCGGTATGACGCCGCTGCAGGATCTGTTCGATGAGATCGACAAGGCGGCCCCCAAGCCGGATCTCGCGAAGGTGATGGGCGGGCTGCCCGGCGTCGGGCTGATCGGGATCGGCGTGGGGCCCGACCCGAAGGATTCCAATGCCCATCTGCCGTCGGTGTCGCAGGCGGGGCTCGGGTTGGATCAGCAGTACTACCGCGACCCGAAGTACGCCGACAAGTTCACCGCCTACCGGACCTACATGCAGCGCATCGCCGCCGGCGCCGGGTTCCCCGACCCCACCGCGCTGGCGAACCGGGTGGTGGATCTCGAGGCGCGCATAGCCGGATTCCATTGGGACAACGTCAAACTGCGCGACACCGATGCCACCTACAACCTGAAGACCTGGACCGAGCTGGTCGCGCTGGGACCGCAATTCGATTGGGATCCTTGGCTTTCCGGTACCACCGATCGCCCCAAGAATCTCTTCGACAAGATCGACGTCGGTGAGCCGTCGTTCGTGACCGGCGCCGCCCAGTTGTGGGCCGAGGTCGATATCGCCGCCTGGCGTGAGTATTTGAAGCTGGGTCTGGTGCGCACGTTCGCGACGTATCTGCCCAAGGCCATCGCCGACCCGAACTTCGATTTCTTCGGCAAGGAGATGTCGGGCCTGAAGCAGCGGCCGGAGCTGTGGAAGGCCGCGGTGTCGACCGTCAACGGCACCGTGGGCGAGGCGCTCGGAAAACTGTACGTGGACAAGCATTTCCCGCCCGAGGCCAAGCAGCGCGCGCTGGAGATGGTGGATGATCTGCGCGCAGCCTACAAGGACAACTTCACGAATTCGACCTGGATGTCGCCGCCCACCCGGGAGGCCGCCATCGTGAAACTAGGCAAGATCAACGCCAAGATCGGGTATCCCGACAAGTGGGAGGACTACTCCAAGCTCACCGTCACCCGCGGCAAACTCGTCGAATCCCTGCGCGCCTCCGATGCTTTCGAGGCCAAGCGGATGTTCGATCGGCTGGGGACGCCGGTGGACAAGTCGGAGTGGGGTATGCCGCCGCAGACGGTGAACGCCTACTACAACCCCAGCGGCAACGAGATCGTGTTCCCGGCGGCGTTCCTGCAGCCGCCGTTCTTCGACCCGGACGCCGAACCGGCCGTCAACTACGGTGCGGGCGGTGCGGTCATCGGCCACGAGATCGGGCACGGTTTCGACGATCAGGGTGCCAAATACGACGCCGACGGCAATCTGAAGGATTGGTGGACGCCCGCGGACAAAGCTGCGTTCCAGCAGAAGACACAGCAGCTCATCGACCAGTACAACCAGCTGGTGCCGGCGGGGCTGCCGGCGGATCAGCACGTGAACGGGGAGCTCACCGTCGGGGAGAATCTGGCGGATCTGCGCGGGCTGGAGATCTCGCTGGCCGCGTACCGGATGGTCGAGAAGCGCAAGGGCGTCGACACTCCCGATTACCGGCCGATGTTCGAATCCTGGGGCCGGACCTGGCGGACCAAGATGACCGACGAGTCGCTGGAGAATCAGCTCGCCAACGACCCGCATTCGCCCGCGGAATTCCGCTGTAACCAGGTGGTGCGGAATCTGGCCGAGTTCTACGCCACCTACGACGTGAAGGACGGCGACAAGGAATACCTGCCGCCGGAGCAGAGCGTCACGCTCTGA